Proteins encoded together in one Lysinibacillus sp. FSL K6-0232 window:
- a CDS encoding SPFH domain-containing protein — MGLLKAGIGALAGVLEDQWREYFYCEALSADVLVTKGIKRTSKRGSNKGNDNIISNGSIIAINEGQCMMIVEQGKVVEFSSEAGEYVYDTSTEPSVMYGSDLSDSIKETFKQIGKRFTFGGEAPKDQRVYYFNKKEIVGNKYGTPAPIPFRVIDHNIGLDIDIAIRCHGEYSYKMIDPLLFYTNVCGNVEREFTRDAIDSQLKSELMTALQPAFAHISASGVRYSEIPAHTVALADALNKVLSEKWLATRGLAVVSFGISTLKASEEDEAMIKQLQRNAVMRDPGMAAAHLTGAQAEAMIAAANNEGGAMTSFMGMNMAAQAGGVNTGQLYQMSEQNKQAQAAMQEQTAKATNTWKCACGHENSGKFCSNCGTPKPAEEGWMCTCGAMNKGKFCSECGTKKPAGALLYACDKCGWAPEDPTNPPKFCPECGDVFDENDVK, encoded by the coding sequence ATGGGTTTATTAAAAGCAGGCATAGGTGCTTTAGCAGGTGTTTTAGAGGATCAGTGGCGTGAATATTTTTATTGTGAGGCATTATCAGCAGATGTTCTTGTAACGAAGGGCATTAAACGTACATCGAAGCGCGGATCAAATAAAGGCAATGATAATATTATTAGCAATGGCTCCATTATTGCGATTAATGAAGGACAATGTATGATGATTGTGGAGCAGGGGAAGGTTGTGGAATTTTCCTCAGAGGCTGGTGAGTATGTTTATGATACATCAACAGAGCCATCCGTGATGTATGGCTCAGATTTGTCTGATAGCATTAAGGAAACCTTTAAGCAGATCGGCAAGCGCTTTACATTTGGAGGAGAAGCCCCAAAAGATCAACGTGTGTATTATTTTAATAAAAAAGAAATTGTAGGCAATAAATACGGCACACCAGCGCCGATTCCTTTCCGTGTAATTGACCACAATATTGGCTTAGATATTGATATTGCGATTCGTTGTCATGGTGAGTATTCTTATAAAATGATTGATCCACTACTATTTTATACAAATGTTTGTGGCAACGTGGAGCGTGAATTTACACGAGATGCCATTGATAGCCAACTAAAATCAGAGTTAATGACAGCGTTACAGCCAGCTTTCGCGCATATTTCAGCAAGCGGTGTTCGTTATAGTGAAATTCCAGCTCATACGGTTGCGTTAGCAGATGCGCTTAATAAGGTATTATCAGAAAAATGGTTGGCAACACGTGGCTTAGCTGTTGTATCATTTGGCATTAGTACATTAAAGGCTTCTGAAGAAGATGAGGCGATGATTAAGCAACTACAGCGCAATGCGGTGATGCGTGATCCGGGAATGGCTGCCGCTCATTTAACAGGCGCACAGGCAGAGGCAATGATTGCAGCCGCTAATAATGAGGGCGGTGCGATGACTAGCTTTATGGGCATGAATATGGCTGCACAAGCAGGTGGTGTAAATACTGGACAGCTTTATCAAATGAGTGAGCAAAATAAGCAGGCACAGGCTGCTATGCAAGAGCAAACAGCAAAAGCAACGAATACATGGAAATGTGCCTGTGGTCACGAAAACAGCGGCAAATTTTGTTCAAACTGTGGCACACCAAAGCCAGCTGAAGAGGGTTGGATGTGTACTTGTGGAGCGATGAACAAAGGCAAGTTCTGTAGTGAATGTGGTACAAAAAAACCAGCAGGAGCTTTACTATATGCATGTGATAAATGTGGCTGGGCACCAGAGGACCCAACAAATCCACCAAAATTCTGTCCTGAATGCGGCGATGTTTTTGATGAAAATGATGTGAAATAA
- a CDS encoding DUF423 domain-containing protein, producing the protein MELFLALGAVLAGLGVVLGAFGAHALKDKFASPHYAAIWETAVQYQMYHALGIIAVGIVSSDTLLGSSSLLTWAVYCMLVGIIFFSGSLYVLAVTGVKKLGAITPIGGLLFIIAWVLVVIAPFA; encoded by the coding sequence ATGGAACTATTTTTAGCGTTGGGTGCTGTTTTGGCTGGTCTTGGTGTTGTGTTAGGTGCTTTCGGGGCACATGCCTTAAAAGATAAATTTGCGTCCCCTCATTATGCTGCGATTTGGGAAACGGCTGTGCAATATCAGATGTACCATGCGTTGGGGATAATTGCAGTTGGAATCGTATCAAGTGATACGCTTTTAGGAAGCAGCAGTCTATTAACTTGGGCAGTCTATTGTATGCTTGTCGGCATTATTTTCTTCTCTGGTAGCCTTTATGTGCTAGCAGTAACAGGCGTTAAAAAGCTTGGAGCCATTACGCCAATTGGTGGTCTATTATTTATTATAGCGTGGGTGCTTGTAGTGATTGCTCCATTTGCTTAA
- a CDS encoding acyl-CoA thioesterase, which translates to MFVSEKQIEIRYAETDQMGVVYHANYIVWMEIGRTQLVSDAGFEYAALERDGYVSPVMDLTISYKAAMHYGQVATVCTWVQKHDRLRTTYGYEILHEDGTVAATAQSVHILAHKDTLRPVSLSKIDPAWDAKYKEIAIEAK; encoded by the coding sequence ATGTTTGTAAGTGAAAAACAAATTGAAATTCGTTATGCTGAGACAGACCAGATGGGTGTCGTGTATCATGCAAATTATATCGTCTGGATGGAAATTGGTCGTACACAGCTTGTTAGTGATGCAGGCTTTGAGTATGCGGCATTAGAAAGAGATGGCTATGTATCGCCAGTGATGGATTTAACAATTTCTTATAAGGCTGCCATGCATTATGGACAGGTGGCAACAGTATGTACATGGGTACAAAAGCATGACCGTTTACGTACAACGTATGGCTATGAAATTTTACATGAAGATGGTACAGTGGCGGCTACTGCTCAGTCTGTACATATTTTGGCGCATAAGGATACGTTGCGTCCTGTATCTTTAAGTAAAATCGATCCTGCTTGGGATGCTAAATATAAAGAAATCGCCATTGAGGCGAAATAG
- a CDS encoding Ger(x)C family spore germination protein encodes MTRKNVLLYVCMLITAPLIAGCWDIMEPQRMYYINAIGVDYEDNQYKVYLQIINFADVAKSEQPSTGAMPSEIGSAEGRTIEEAIYKLYRSVDQEIFWGHLRFLLLSERVMEHEHSLSVIDTFIRVRETRYQIWVYCTKDPIKDVLLVTPILQSSLTSSKLSNPIGTTEQESFIEPKSLRNLVIGLNEPSHEVSIPYVSLTSSWENVDEPVQETTFAGVGILSKDGFKGFIQNTAARGNQWMFDKTSRGEITFKLHEQQHDYLTVDLDKLKVKVKPIVRSNESVTFNIDLHVQATLNGFKESVNSDEIRAHIQETVKKEIIETYEEGLKLDVDIYRFSEYLYRANLKTWKTLEKDGKIPLTKDSIGKITIHVTKINPGRKTYEETIEK; translated from the coding sequence ATGACTAGAAAAAACGTATTACTATATGTATGTATGTTAATAACAGCACCGTTGATTGCAGGATGTTGGGATATTATGGAACCACAAAGAATGTACTATATTAATGCTATTGGGGTCGATTATGAGGATAATCAATACAAGGTCTATCTACAAATTATTAATTTTGCTGATGTAGCGAAATCCGAACAGCCAAGCACAGGCGCGATGCCCTCTGAAATTGGCTCTGCTGAAGGAAGAACCATTGAGGAAGCGATTTATAAATTATACCGTTCCGTGGATCAAGAAATTTTTTGGGGGCATCTGCGATTTCTTCTATTGTCTGAACGAGTTATGGAGCATGAACATAGCCTTTCTGTTATTGATACATTTATTCGTGTTCGTGAAACAAGGTATCAAATTTGGGTCTATTGTACAAAAGACCCAATTAAAGATGTTCTGCTTGTTACACCAATTTTACAAAGCTCTCTAACCTCTTCAAAATTAAGTAACCCTATTGGTACAACCGAACAAGAATCCTTTATAGAGCCTAAAAGCTTGCGAAATTTAGTGATTGGTTTAAATGAACCAAGCCATGAGGTTAGTATTCCTTATGTATCTTTGACGAGCAGCTGGGAAAATGTAGATGAACCAGTACAGGAAACAACATTTGCAGGTGTTGGAATTTTGTCAAAAGATGGCTTTAAAGGTTTTATTCAAAATACAGCAGCTAGAGGAAATCAATGGATGTTTGATAAAACAAGCCGTGGTGAAATTACCTTTAAGCTCCATGAACAGCAGCATGATTATCTGACTGTTGACTTAGATAAATTAAAGGTAAAGGTCAAACCCATTGTTCGAAGTAATGAATCTGTAACATTTAATATTGATCTCCATGTACAAGCTACGTTGAATGGCTTTAAAGAAAGCGTCAATTCCGATGAAATCAGAGCCCATATTCAAGAAACTGTAAAAAAGGAAATCATCGAAACCTATGAAGAAGGCTTAAAATTAGATGTGGATATTTATCGTTTCTCTGAGTACCTTTATCGTGCGAACCTTAAAACTTGGAAGACACTAGAAAAGGATGGGAAAATTCCATTAACCAAGGATTCCATCGGAAAAATAACGATCCATGTTACGAAAATAAATCCTGGCAGAAAAACCTATGAAGAAACAATTGAAAAATAA